TGTGTTTCGAGGCGAGGGCGGCATCGAGGCCGATGCCGGTGTGGTGGGCAGTGCGTCATTCGCGCCAACGGGCAAATTAATAAAAAGCGGCGCGGGCGAGCTGGTTTTCGCCAACACCGCGCCAAACATTTTTCAAGGCGGCATCGAAATCGCGGGCGGCGTGATTGCCTTTGACCACGCGGCCCAACTCGGCTCCGGAACCGGTGGCATCATGTTCACCGACTCCGCCACCCTGCGCGCCTCCGGCATGATCACGGGCACGCTGACCGGTGGCGTGGGCATCGCGGCGGGCAGGACCGCCGGGCTGGAGGTGGAGCCAGGCGGCGCACTTGTTTATGGCGGCACACTGGTCGCGGGCGGGACGGACTCGGTGTGGCGCAAGACCGGCGCGGGTTCACTGCTCATTGCGGGTGACAACTCGAGCAACATCGGCGCGGTCGCGGTGGACGCAGGGGCGGTGCTGGTCGCGGAATCCGCCGCCGCGCTCGGCGGAAAAATCACCGTGGGCTCCGGCGCTGTGCTTGGCGGCGTGGGCGCGGCGGGCAATGGCGGCTCGGTCCAGATCGCCAGCGGTGGCATTCTGGAGGCAGGCGTTGACACCGCGCAGTCCGGCACGCTCACCGTTTATAATTTGGAGCTGACTAGTGGCGCGGTGCTCAAGTTCGATTTGTTCAAGGAAGCCGACGGTGCCTATAGGAAAAGCGACCGCATATACGATGCGGGCGCGTCCGCGATCAGCGGTTCCAACATCATTGACCTCACCTCCTTCGCCTCGGGCACGTTTAATCTCGGCAATCTTGCTGCGGTTGCCGCGGACGGGCGCGTGACACTCAGCGGCATGACATTGCCCACCGGTGGACGCCTCTCGGCGGAGTTATCCGGCACGGGCGGCGTGTTGGAATTGGTCATGGCGGCAGACCAATCCCGTGTGATGACCTGGACGGGCAGCGGCGGCTCCACCTGGAATCTCGCCAATACAAACTGGACGGACAACGGCGCGGTGAACCAATACAGCTATGGCGACCGTGTGCTCTTCGCCGGCGCCACCAACCAAAGCATCCTTATTGATGCCGGCGAGGTGCGCGTCGCCGACATGGCAGTGGGCGGCGACGCGGATCTCACGTTCACCGGCGGCGGCATCCATGCCGCTGCCGACAACGTGCAGGACGACGGTTCGGGTGGATTCCTCATCACCGACGCCACGGGCAAGCTGACCAAAACCGGCAACGGCGTCCTCACATTCGCGAACGGAAAAAACACTTTCCGCGGCGGCATTGATCTCGACGGCGGCGTGATCGCGATAAGCAATGGCAACCAGCTCACGACCTCCGCCTCCACCGGAATCACCTTCACCGGAAACGCGGTCCTGCGTGCCACGGCAAACCTGACGCTCGACGGTGACCTCACCATCGACACCGGCAAAACCGGCGTCGTGGACAGCGGTGATCACACCATGACACTGAAAGGAACAATCAGCGGCACAACAGACGCCACCTTCGCGAAAGACGGCGCCGGCACATTGCTCCTCGACACAGATCTCTCCGATTTTTCCGGCACACTCACCGTGCTCGGCGGCACGCTGCGCGCGGGCGCCGCGGACTCGCTCACCAATGGAAATCAAGCAGCCATCGTCGTGAACGCCGGCGCAACACTCGATCTCGACGGCAACAACCAATCACTCACCAACCTCACCGGCGCGGGCGAAATCGCCCTCGGTAGCGCCGAACTCACCTACACCGTCGCTGATACTTCCGACTGGGAAACATTCGCCGGCAGTTTCACCGGAAGCGGTTCGGTGATCAAAACAGGCGACGGCAAATGGACGCTCTCCGGATCGAGCAGCCACACAGGCGGAACAATTTTGCACGCAGGAGAACTCGGCCTCGCCAGCAACAACGCGCTCGGCACCGGCGCATTGAAAATCGAAAGCCTCACTGCAAAATTGCACATCGATGCGAACGGTCTGCTCATCCCCAACGACATCTCATCAAGCGCGGCCACGCTCACCGTCGAAACCAACGGCCACGACGCCGAGCTCTCCGGAAAAATCACCGCAAGCTCCGTCGTCCTCGACGGCACCGGCACGCTGGCGCTCTCCGGCAACAACACCTACAACAGCCTCACGGTAAACATCCCGCTCGCGATCGCCCGGCGCGCCGAGTCGATTTCCGGAGCGGTGCACATCGGCAACGGCTCCATGTTGGAGTTTCGCGACATCAGTTCGGGACAAGTTCTCAGCAATATCGCTGGCGACCGCGTGCTCTTCACGTCGAGCACACTGTCCCTGCTCGGCGCAAACAACCTCCGCGCGCTCGACATCACCGCCGGCTCGCGAGTCACCTCCGTCTCCACCGGCGCGCTCGGCGGCGTTGGCGCAAACATCACCGTGCGTGACGGCGCGTGGCTGACCATATCCAATCCGGGCACCACCGGCGGAAACATGAGCGTGGACGGTGGCACGATTGTATTCAGCGCACCGTGGGAAATGTCCTCGCTCGCGCTCTCCGGCACGCTCGCCTTCACCAACGGCGGCGAAATCCGCCTCGACGGAATCTTGCCCACCGGCATCTACACCGCCGCCATCGCCTACGGCGGCATCACGAACCTGCCCGACTACGACCCGCACCAAGGAAGCATGCTCATGGTCGCCGATATCGTCCACGGCGACACGCTCGTCATCACCGCCTACAACAAGGCGCTGGAACCCGGCAAAGACATCGCGGTCGGTTTCGACGCGATGCGCGCCTCGGCAAGTGCCATCAGATCCCACGTCGATGAACACTTCATCGTCCCGCTCACCGGCGGCGGCGCGGATTCCTCCTCTGAAAACAGCCTCTGGTTCCGTGCGCTCGCATCCTTCGCCGAGCACGAAGCCAGCCTCGGCTACCTCGGCTATTCCGAGAACACCTACGCCGGCATTCTCGGCTACGACTGGATATCCACCGGACGTCTCATGCTCGGCGGCTACGCGGGATTTTTCTCCACCGAACTCGAAACCGACAACAACGCCACGACCGACATGGATCTGCCGATCGTCGGAATCTACGGCGCGATCCGCCGCGGCAATTTCTACGCAGGCGCCGACATCTCGTTCGGCATGGGCAGCGCCGACACCTGCCGCCGCGAAGACCACGGCAACACCGTGAAAGGCACCTACGACCTAGACACCTTCAGCGGCGGCGTGGAAGCAGGCTACGTGTTGTCCGTCTTTGCCCGGAGCCATTTCCGCCCGTCCATCGGCCTGCAATACACAAGCGTGTCATTCCGCGATTATACAGAATCCGGAAAAGGCGGCGTGCGTATTGATAACGTCCGCACCGACATGCTGGAAAGCGTCGTGCGCCTCGACCTCAGCCACGAGTTCAAAGGCCCGTGGGGACGTCCCGGAATGTTGGACCTCGGCGTAGGCTGGCGCCAAAACCTGAACAACCAGCAATCAACCATTCAGGCCACACTCGTCGATT
This genomic stretch from Termitidicoccus mucosus harbors:
- a CDS encoding autotransporter domain-containing protein; the encoded protein is MKIPNFFSLALLTALSVTLPAQQFPPVTGTTIFSADTIFDGMGTTHLRQQNSGNITWLIADDVTVTVKNSYLDGGTNSVAGGMLRLANNTIFRIDPLDTNGRVIFDNNMAPGWAGVIYVGSNAKLYITNAEFLGNYSTLRNDGGGALGGDTNSYIELVNTYFEGNNARAGGAISAYGELRMTSGTFVDNYTIRVNVASLGYGGAIRLGNGSGAPRSVLRDVAFSRNVGVKGGGALAVQGNHSAELTDATAFTNNAAGLGGAIYNDVDASVANVTGIMLRYTGTSGVTNFSYTGNVAKGAFVTTDADLAAMLTGTMPFTPAAKGGGFYFSNAVTSKLQFDIADGVTVTIGNAGNPAAWDSFATADASGTTALIELTGTGASAGTLILHADNSYFQGTVNVGAGSLILGNQNASLGGAITVASGATLGGSGTLVTYKQNDTVFAGRTSLTLATGARLAPGTDTAADAETLHVLGGVTASAGAIFSHDLFDSGSASRLLADSIDLTGAATVNLGLLATGSFVLMEWTGAGLDAADLGNLSLTVDGAINNSRSIAALSLSGNQLVVTNTVNNLVMRWTGGEGSRWMRRPSIAQKNWADAGGSAENRFFNADTVVFDGTADAANAGNRDITIEAGGVVVSGMEVSGTARYVFRGEGGIEADAGVVGSASFAPTGKLIKSGAGELVFANTAPNIFQGGIEIAGGVIAFDHAAQLGSGTGGIMFTDSATLRASGMITGTLTGGVGIAAGRTAGLEVEPGGALVYGGTLVAGGTDSVWRKTGAGSLLIAGDNSSNIGAVAVDAGAVLVAESAAALGGKITVGSGAVLGGVGAAGNGGSVQIASGGILEAGVDTAQSGTLTVYNLELTSGAVLKFDLFKEADGAYRKSDRIYDAGASAISGSNIIDLTSFASGTFNLGNLAAVAADGRVTLSGMTLPTGGRLSAELSGTGGVLELVMAADQSRVMTWTGSGGSTWNLANTNWTDNGAVNQYSYGDRVLFAGATNQSILIDAGEVRVADMAVGGDADLTFTGGGIHAAADNVQDDGSGGFLITDATGKLTKTGNGVLTFANGKNTFRGGIDLDGGVIAISNGNQLTTSASTGITFTGNAVLRATANLTLDGDLTIDTGKTGVVDSGDHTMTLKGTISGTTDATFAKDGAGTLLLDTDLSDFSGTLTVLGGTLRAGAADSLTNGNQAAIVVNAGATLDLDGNNQSLTNLTGAGEIALGSAELTYTVADTSDWETFAGSFTGSGSVIKTGDGKWTLSGSSSHTGGTILHAGELGLASNNALGTGALKIESLTAKLHIDANGLLIPNDISSSAATLTVETNGHDAELSGKITASSVVLDGTGTLALSGNNTYNSLTVNIPLAIARRAESISGAVHIGNGSMLEFRDISSGQVLSNIAGDRVLFTSSTLSLLGANNLRALDITAGSRVTSVSTGALGGVGANITVRDGAWLTISNPGTTGGNMSVDGGTIVFSAPWEMSSLALSGTLAFTNGGEIRLDGILPTGIYTAAIAYGGITNLPDYDPHQGSMLMVADIVHGDTLVITAYNKALEPGKDIAVGFDAMRASASAIRSHVDEHFIVPLTGGGADSSSENSLWFRALASFAEHEASLGYLGYSENTYAGILGYDWISTGRLMLGGYAGFFSTELETDNNATTDMDLPIVGIYGAIRRGNFYAGADISFGMGSADTCRREDHGNTVKGTYDLDTFSGGVEAGYVLSVFARSHFRPSIGLQYTSVSFRDYTESGKGGVRIDNVRTDMLESVVRLDLSHEFKGPWGRPGMLDLGVGWRQNLNNQQSTIQATLVDYPAAKFQIRGDDYDSTHISARLGFRLAFTKRTVCSLAYEYDCAPFGTMQIATRRDSFWASVRHSW